The DNA sequence CAAAGGACAACAAAGCGTTAAAGGGAGGCAGTTCATGTAGACACGGTTTTGTTTCGTGCCATAATAAGCGGTTCACGGATCTTGTGGATGTCAAGAAGTGCTGCTTAAAATTATGCCTAAGATGCTATGTAATAGAGTTGAACTATGCTTGCAAATAGGAAGCCCATAGCATATAGCATATAGCAAATAactatatttttatttataatataaaggCTATTTTCTTTGCGTATTATTCTATCTTAAAGTAAACTAATATCTTTGTGCTTATTATAACgcttttaatattatatgtATATGGTTCTATACTGTGAAAAAGTGTTATAATATCTATCTTTTCTTATAAATTATCCAAAATTCCCATGCAaacctacatgtacccttTCATATGTCTTTTATGTTATAGCTTTTCCGAAAGTTCTTTATCTGATACAAAATGCGCTCCTCCTTCGCATCGATATCCGCTTCCTTCTTTGGTCCAGGAATACCCATTTTCGCAACGACCCATTTCTCGAAGAGTCTTTTGgatctttttctccttttctatTTCCAGCTGGCCTTTTTCAAATAGGCCTTGGTATTTTTCAATATTTTCCTtgtcttccttctcttgaAAAAGCGCTAATTGCCGCCCCAATGTTTCCACTCCTTGTACTCGCATCCTATGTTTGAGTGATTGATCTCTTGTCTTGTTGCAAAGATTTTGCCAGTTCGCTTCTGTGACTCCTTCTTCGCGCGCAATAAAACGTTTACTTGATAGTGATTCTTGTTCTTGGTCTCCATCTATTTTAGGGTTGCCAGCTTTCTGCGTTACAGAAGATCTTGACTGAGCGTGAGTCTTGTACCTCGACAAGACATGATGCTGTGCGCTCGTGTCAAGGCTAATGTTATTGTTCATGGCCCCATGCATATAGTTGTAGGCTGGCTTGGATTGTAGTGGCTCTGTAGCCTGTTGTTGAACCTCAAGGGCTGGAGCATTTGAGCGGCGATCAGCTCCCGATGCTCGCGAACGGTTCCTTCTCAGAGTAACCATCAGTTTCAAAGTCTCAGCAACATCACTACATGTAACTGAGAACTCGTGCTGCGAATCACTCGGCTCAATCGTACTAATAAATCGCCTGATGACTTGTTTGGCTAGATTCTTAATGTCGCGGGCGTTGCTCCAACTTTGTTGGGCGGTTAGGGTGCCGAATAGGTTTCTGACTTTGGCGTAATCCTCTGAGCTTGTATCTCTGAGAGCATCAGTCTTGATGCCAGGCACTGAGCTTTCCAGATCCTGTAAAAGCATTTTTATGCAGTTATCAGGTGGAATTTCCGTAAAAGTTATTTCCTCAGGGAAGAGGCCAGAGAGCGTCGGGTATTGCGCCAGGAGCTTGTTCATATCGGCCGTTGAACCAGTGAGAATGATCACCATTCTACCATGATTAGAAGGATCTGCAAGAAATTGTAGTAGCTCTTTGACCGCTTCTGCTTCAAACGAACCGCTCACAAGCCGACCACTCTCGCTAATGATCAACACGCGACCCAGACTCTCTTGAAGCCTTTTTCGTGTCTTTGGTGCAGTGTGGCCTACATACTGGCCAATGAGATCAGTTGCTGAGCACTCGACTACTTCTTTACTTGAAACGAAACCCATGTCGTAGAATATTTTGCTCATATGACGagctgttgttttttttccagtGCCTGGCATACATGTAAATGTTAGCAACAATCTGTCTCTCGGTCTGTCTTTGCACATATCTACATCTTAACGACATATATAGACTTTTTTATGTGGGGATAGAAAGATATGATGCTGAAGACATATTGTAAATAGGGTGTGCGGGCTGTAGTGTGTTGCACACTTACCTGGCGGgcctttaaatataaagttcGTTGAAACAAGGGATCTCGGGTCTAGCTtaagcttctttgccatatAGTAACTCCGTTGGTAGCTAACAAGCTGATCAAGAATGCAGCTATCAACTAGGCCCTCAAGCGTTTTGTCACGGGCAGGTTCCATAGCTCCCCTTTGGAAAAATTCCGGATCAACGTCAACGGCCTCCAAGACGGTTACGGTTAGCTTCTCTTCAAGAGATAGTTGAGATAGACGAGTCTCGTAATTCATCTTAGCCGTAGTAAGCACGCTATTAACCTCGCCAGCATTAGTGAAATCAGGTCGCATGAGGGCCTGCATAAGCAAATCTCGAGCGGCGTCGATTGCATCGGTAGTGCAAACGAGACCATCGTCCGACATTTTCAGTCGTAAAATATGTATTAGCTGGTCGATAGTAAAGTTTGTGAAGTGAAAGGGATTGTTAACAGGGAAGCGTCGCGAGAGCCCAGGGTTGGCATTTTGAAATAGATCGCGAATCTTGTCTTTATAACCAATGAGGATGATACACCGGTCTTCGCCAGGGACACCTTGGGTCATGGATACAATTGTATCGATAATGCCTGTTTTGAACTGATCTTGATTCTTTTGCGAGTCGCCAGCATCGAGCATATATGCCTCGTCAATGACTAAGACCTTGCCGACTGTAGATTCAAGGATCATTTTTGTCTTGGCCTCTGACATTCCGACGCAATTTCCAACAAAATCAGCTGGAGTTTTCAAGATTACTAAGAATGAGTTAGCTAATTAATTCGACGTTGACTATTAATGTATAACCTACTATCACCGCGACTAAGATAACCTAGGTCGCTTAGTATTTGTCCGTAAAGCTTGGCGACAGTTGTTTTTCCTGTGCCGGGCGCCCCGACGAAGACTTGGTTCAGTGAGAATTTGAGGGGAGGCTCTTCGCGCAACTCCCTTTGATAGTTAAGCTCTAACATGCCGATTAAGCGTTCTGTAGATTGCTTAACTTCGTCAAGCCCGATAAGTCCCTGTAGTTCGATCCAGGCAGGACACTCTCTCGCCGTCACTGAAGGGTTGGGCCCAATTAGGTCCTCTTGagtaaagaaaaaacagtCTGGGATTTGATCCCGCGACTTGATCTTCTCCCGTGTTAGTCTTTGGGCTTGCCGCTGTCTGATTCGAGCAAGCAGATTTTCGACAGTGCGAGCGTTACCAAACCCGCGACTTCCTCGGCACTGAGCCAAGCGACGAATGGCAATTCGCACATATAGACCATCTAAACTGCCTTCAACACGCATGCGGCCCTTGTACTGCTTGCGAAGTTTGTCCGTAAAAATATTCCAGAgttcgccatcatcaaagtcaGCAAAGTTGATGGTGTAAGGAATCCGGCTTTCTAGGCCTGGATTATGCTCAAAAAAGGGGATCATTTCATCTTTATACCCCACAAATACAGCTGCAACACCGCCAATATTATTTTCCAAAGCAGTGAGAATAATATCAAGCGCTTGCTTGCCGCCCCGATCTGTATGATCGGCCATGAGCTGATAAGCTTCATCAATAAAGATGACGCCtcctccttcatctccttttaTATTTCCGATAATTCTTTGTATGCCCCTTGCACCTTCTAATGCCAGTTGGGCACCTGAAGTCTCTTCGATATATTCGGAATCTAGAATTTCCTCATCGTATAGAAACTTGGCATATAATCTAGCGACCGTCGTCTTACCTTTTAAAAGGAGAATATATTAACATGGCTATTGAGCAAATGGGAAATTATCATTTAGTGCTTACCTGTTCCAGGGTTTCCCTGGAAGACGACATTAAATCTCTCCAAGCTCAGGATGTTCATTGTTCCATCTGGGTCTTGCTCTTTACAAATCTCCACCTTAGATTTGACGTCAAGGAAGAACTGTTTGACCTCTTCCAGCCCCTGATACTGCATTAACTCATCCAAAGCATTGGATTCCTCGCCATATTGTTTCCTTCGATCCCACTCCACTGCAGCTGCGGAATTTTTGCGCTTGAACAGCGTATCCGCTGATTTAACTTGGTTGACAATTCTCGGCTGAGAGTTGTGACTGAGTCCCCTGGTATTTGAACCGTCGCTATTCTCGCCAGAGGAGAGTTCACCAATCGTTGTGGACCGTATCAATTCAAAAAACCCATTGGAATTATCGGTAGATTGTTCTATGGCATCCCACTCCTGTGCGGCTGTGGAGTATGTACGTTTAAGCTGATTGAGCGGTGTAGTTGGTTCAACAACAGTTGGCTGCTGAGAGATGCAACTTGATCCGCCAGAAGTAGAGCTGTGATTATGTATGCCTTCGCTAGAGAGACGGGCTATAATCTCCATTTCGAATTCTTGCCATACCTCCACAGGGGGATAGCTCGGATATTGAATGGAGGAAATAGACCTTTCAATGAGGCTACCACTAAGTGGAAGCGCCTCTGACTCTGCGGATCTAGTAGAGTCTGGAAGATTTGGACAGTTCTGAACAGTGCCCGACAGAGACATGTAATCGAATGATGATAAACCCGCTCACAACTCTGCCAAAatgaaaggagaaagaaTCCTCAAGTCCAGACTGACAGGGAGCCCCTAAGGTTTTATGCGAAAATCAGTTTCAGGCTGATATTTCGAGCTAGAATGATAGTTataggaaaaagaaatggtgTTGAATAAGAATAGGATAAATGAGGAGCCCAGTCGCCTTTGTTTTCGTGATCGAAAATAAGTGCTTCTGATGTGGTAGATGACTTTGATAACTCCAGTTGGCTTTTCTGAACGCCTATTGATGCCTAAATGTATGGACATGCATATTCAGGAATCGACATCGCTTAGAGTGCAGCCAATCGAAATCTCGGAAAGCTTCGTCTCGGTGGCCCTCAAGCCAAATGGAGCGTGAGACGATACTGCCCACTTAACGATTTAGTATCATCTATCTCTTTGTTTGTCAAATGATAAATTgaataagaatatattacAGAGGCAGAGCTCACTTGCATTTTGAACAACTAACAACAAGCACATTGTCACCCAATGATACAGCGGAGATGGAATACATGCACATAAGGGATGAATGCCACAGCCTTGGTTAGGCACCAGCGACGTTGTATCAGGTTAAAAGACGTGGCAGCTCTTTATTGGAAGTTGTATCATATGCATGTCAACGGTGGCTTTTAACATTGCCCAGCGCAACCGTCAAATCTTAAGCGTTTATTGGAGGACAAGAGTGAGATGCAttagtctctctctctcctcgtACAGTAAGAATGACAAACGTGGCGTTTTTAGGACGACGACAGCCGCATGTGGACAGGGAACAGGGGACCAACTAAGCCTCGACGCAGATGCGGTGTGGATGTCAGCAATCTTTTTCCAGTGCATACTGCGCAGCAAGGCTTTCTATATGTAGGCAGCAGCCCTAGAGGTTTGTTTTGTCGCCGCCAACCGCTCGGAATGGAGACACTTGGTTCCCTTGAAAAAGAGGTGAGCGGTAttcttcattcattcattcgtAACTCGTAATAACGCTCAGTATATGATACGTTTCGCAGATCAGAATTTTAACCTGAAATGATATCAGCCCGACTGCTCTTATTCTACCAACCGATTTAAGTAAGTATTCGATATAGGCAGACTATTAGGGCACTCTAACCTGTGTATAGATCAAATACCCAATGGAGTGCGacaagttgctgctgccaccccATCAGCCTATCTTTCAGGCTGCGTTGCCGGATGACTTGAGCAACTGCTTACAAAATCCAAAGTCAAAGATTCAAGAATACCAGAGCCATATTGACAGCATCATTGATAAAAGCCTGAACATCCCCTATGAGACGACTTCGGATCTATACGTGGCTAATGTGCTGGATGACATGGGAGAGTATCTGGCCGAAAGATATGAATCTACCACAGATACATCGTATCTCCAAAAGT is a window from the Trichoderma atroviride chromosome 5, complete sequence genome containing:
- a CDS encoding uncharacterized protein (EggNog:ENOG41); this translates as MEIIARLSSEGIHNHSSTSGGSSCISQQPTVVEPTTPLNQLKRTYSTAAQEWDAIEQSTDNSNGFFELIRSTTIGELSSGENSDGSNTRGLSHNSQPRIVNQVKSADTLFKRKNSAAAVEWDRRKQYGEESNALDELMQYQGLEEVKQFFLDVKSKVEICKEQDPDGTMNILSLERFNVVFQGNPGTGKTTVARLYAKFLYDEEILDSEYIEETSGAQLALEGARGIQRIIGNIKGDEGGGVIFIDEAYQLMADHTDRGGKQALDIILTALENNIGGVAAVFVGYKDEMIPFFEHNPGLESRIPYTINFADFDDGELWNIFTDKLRKQYKGRMRVEGSLDGLYVRIAIRRLAQCRGSRGFGNARTVENLLARIRQRQAQRLTREKIKSRDQIPDCFFFTQEDLIGPNPSVTARECPAWIELQGLIGLDEVKQSTERLIGMLELNYQRELREEPPLKFSLNQVFVGAPGTGKTTVAKLYGQILSDLGYLSRGDIILKTPADFVGNCVGMSEAKTKMILESTVGKVLVIDEAYMLDAGDSQKNQDQFKTGIIDTIVSMTQGVPGEDRCIILIGYKDKIRDLFQNANPGLSRRFPVNNPFHFTNFTIDQLIHILRLKMSDDGLVCTTDAIDAARDLLMQALMRPDFTNAGEVNSVLTTAKMNYETRLSQLSLEEKLTVTVLEAVDVDPEFFQRGAMEPARDKTLEGLVDSCILDQLVSYQRSYYMAKKLKLDPRSLVSTNFIFKGPPGTGKKTTARHMSKIFYDMGFVSSKEVVECSATDLIGQYVGHTAPKTRKRLQESLGRVLIISESGRLVSGSFEAEAVKELLQFLADPSNHGRMVIILTGSTADMNKLLAQYPTLSGLFPEEITFTEIPPDNCIKMLLQDLESSVPGIKTDALRDTSSEDYAKVRNLFGTLTAQQSWSNARDIKNLAKQVIRRFISTIEPSDSQHEFSVTCSDVAETLKLMVTLRRNRSRASGADRRSNAPALEVQQQATEPLQSKPAYNYMHGAMNNNISLDTSAQHHVLSRYKTHAQSRSSVTQKAGNPKIDGDQEQESLSSKRFIAREEGVTEANWQNLCNKTRDQSLKHRMRVQGVETLGRQLALFQEKEDKENIEKYQGLFEKGQLEIEKEKKIQKTLREMGRCENGYSWTKEGSGYRCEGGAHFVSDKELSEKL